One region of Cydia pomonella isolate Wapato2018A chromosome 9, ilCydPomo1, whole genome shotgun sequence genomic DNA includes:
- the LOC133520998 gene encoding uncharacterized protein LOC133520998, protein MLYRFSSFNCKGVKRSVDTVRELCQNSDLVAVQETWLMPDDIAYLDTIDYNFCSTGTSAVHTAAGMLRGRPHGGVGLLWRRTAFQSVSVVQCSNMRLCAVKIMTNDNRHLIVVSVYMPTDCSENLAEFTDCLGAVSAIIEEHGIESVFLMGDFNAHPNERFYNEMINYCNEQKWCCVDVNNLGINSDTYTFISDAHLCRRWLDHFVLTQAAVPSVRKVCVKHCVTWSDHLTIVLECDLDIIVPKITSEINKGNKNVIWGERTMEQIDLCNKECHKRLRLIEFPSDLRQCGDKCCREPSHRHVLNALYNDIVFSLRTAATVGREEKQCKAMQRIVGWNRHVKEAHMVARQWFNEWIVFGKPTNGILYRKMCETRKIFKSRLKWCQDHQKQIKLDIISSHHSKKHFKSFWKSTNKLKPLTGLPSGVDGVSDPKTVANLFRDHFVVKSPLGPTMPEGFDGDTCSEDVGPRITARSIDKAIKSMHKGKSPGHDGLSIEHLQHAGPQISRLLAMFYTLCIRHSYLPDDLMRTIVVPVVKNKTGDLADRNNYRPISLATIIAKILDSVLNSQLSERVELHDNQFGFRPGLSTEAAILSLKHTVKYYTTRRTPVIACFLDLSKAFDLVSYKILWKKLEDTGLPPETVNILKYWYGNQVNSVRWANAMSDEYRLECGVRQGGLSSPTLFNLYINGLIETLSNTHVGCHIDGVCVNNLSYADDMVLLSASVCGIRRMLKICEAYATDHGLKYNGSKSQYMVFETDRKNTIELPSIYLNDALLERVDSFKYLGHIVAVDLRDDMDLERERRALSVRANMIARRFAGCSIEVKATLFRAFCTSLYTCCLWAQYTQRAYGALRVQYNNAFRVLMGLPRFCSASGMFAAARVNCFHTVMRGRTASLMRRVRSSPNIILKMIAERVDCVYLSHCGRLHSPTSTVKW, encoded by the coding sequence atgttatataGATTTTCTAGTTTTAACTGTAAAGGTGTGAAGCGCTCTGTGGATACTGTTAGAGAGCTGTGTCAGAACTCAGACTTGGTTGCTGTGCAGGAAACTTGGCTTATGCCTGATGATATAGCCTATCTCGATACTATTGACTACAACTTCTGCTCCACGGGCACCTCGGCAGTGCACACAGCGGCGGGCATGCTGCGCGGGCGGCCCCACGGAGGTGTGGGTCTTCTGTGGCGACGTACGGCGTTTCAAAGTGTTTCCGTAGTGCAGTGCAGTAATATGCGTTTGTGTGCGGTAAAGATAATGACTAACGATAATCGTCACCTTATTGTGGTAAGTGTGTATATGCCCACCGACTGCAGTGAAAACTTAGCCGAGTTCACAGACTGTTTGGGCGCGGTAAGTGCAATAATAGAAGAGCACGGCATAGAATCGGTATTTTTAATGGGGGACTTTAACGCCCACCCCAATGAACGGTTTTACAATGAAATGATTAACTATTGCAACGAGCAAAAATGGTGTTGTGTAGACGTTAATAATCTAGGGATAAACTCAGATACGTATACATTTATCAGTGACGCACATCTGTGCAGACGTTGGCTTGATCATTTCGTGTTGACACAGGCTGCGGTACCATCTGTGCGCAAAGTATGTGTCAAGCATTGTGTTACCTGGTCGGACCACCTCACTATAGTTTTAGAATGTGATTTGGACATTATAGTACCTAAAATAACTAGCGAAATAAACAAaggcaataaaaatgtaatatgggGGGAAAGAACGATGGAACAAATTGacttgtgtaataaagagtGTCATAAAAGACTACGTTTAATTGAGTTCCCATCTGACTTACGGCAGTGTGGGGATAAGTGTTGCCGGGAGCCTAGTCATAGACATGTGTTGAACGCGTTATATAACGACATTGTTTTTTCTCTAAGAACGGCTGCGACTGTTGGTAGGGAGGAAAAACAGTGTAAAGCTATGCAACGTATTGTAGGCTGGAATAGGCATGTTAAAGAAGCTCACATGGTTGCCAGACAATGGTTTAATGAGTGGATTGTGTTTGGGAAACCCACAAACGGTATTTTATACAGAAAGATGTGTGAAACTCGTAAGATCTTTAAATCACGGTTAAAATGGTGTCAAGATCATCAAAAGCAAATCAAACTTGATATCATAAGCTCACACcactcgaaaaaacattttaaatcctTTTGGAAGTccacaaacaaattaaaacccTTGACTGGCCTACCCAGTGGAGTCGATGGTGTGAGTGACCCTAAAACGGTTGCTAATTTATTTAGGGACCATTTTGTAGTCAAGTCTCCCTTAGGTCCTACGATGCCGGAGGGATTCGATGGAGATACCTGTAGTGAGGACGTAGGACCTAGAATTACTGCCAGAAGCATAGATAAGGCTATCAAGTCTATGCACAAAGGTAAGTCCCCGGGTCACGATGGTCTCTCCATCGAGCACCTGCAGCATGCCGGGCCCCAGATATCAAGGTTGTTAGCCATGTTTTACACTCTGTGTATTCGCCACTCATACCTTCCTGATGACCTAATGCGGACGATTGTTGTTCCTGtagttaaaaacaaaactgGGGATTTAGCAGACAGGAATAACTATCGGCCAATATCGTTAGCGACAATTATTGCAAAAATACTTGACAGTGTGCTTAATTCACAGTTGAGTGAACGTGTAGAGCTGCATGATAACCAATTTGGTTTCCGGCCAGGATTATCCACGGAAGCGGCAATACTGAGTCTTAAGCACACTGTGAAGTACTATACTACCAGGAGGACACCTGTTATTGCTTGTTTTTTGGACTTGTCCAAGGCTTTTGACCTGGTTTCCTACAAAATACTGTGGAAAAAACTTGAGGACACAGGTCTTCCACCAGAAACTGTAAATATCCTTAAGTATTGGTATGGGAACCAGGTCAACAGTGTTCGATGGGCAAACGCAATGTCTGACGAATATAGGTTGGAGTGTGGAGTGAGACAGGGGGGTTTGAGCTCACCGACACTGTTCAACCTATATATTAACGGGTTAATTGAGACGCTCAGCAATACGCATGTCGGATGTCATATAGATGGGGTATGTGTCAACAACTTGAGTTATGCAGACGATATGGTGTTGTTGAGCGCGTCAGTGTGTGGGATCAGGCGAATGCTGAAAATTTGTGAAGCGTATGCAACTGACCACGGCCTCAAATATAATGGGAGCAAGAGTCAGTATATGGTTTTTGAGACTGACCGCAAAAATACAATCGAGCTTCCATCTATATACCTTAATGACGCTCTTTTGGAAAGAGTTGATTCCTTTAAGTACTTGGGGCATATAGTTGCGGTCGATCTCAGAGACGATATGGACTTGGAGAGAGAGCGAAGGGCCCTGTCGGTCCGGGCGAATATGATCGCTCGAAGGTTTGCAGGATGCTCTATAGAGGTGAAAGCAACATTATTCAGAGCTTTCTGCACTTCCCTCTATACCTGCTGCCTGTGGGCGCAGTATACGCAACGGGCTTATGGGGCCCTCCGtgtacaatacaataacgcATTCAGGGTGTTGATGGGACTGCCCCGTTTCTGTAGCGCGTCAGGTATGTTCGCTGCGGCGCGCGTAAATTGCTTTCACACGGTAATGCGCGGGCGCACCGCATCCCTGATGCGTCGGGTGCGGAGCAGTCCCAACATCATTCTGAAGATGATAGCCGAGAGGGTGGATTGTGTATATTTATCACACTGTGGAAGATTACACTCTCCCACTAGTACTGTCAAATGGTGA